Proteins from one Chitinivorax sp. B genomic window:
- a CDS encoding collagenase: MSHLLNRTTVACLFALGTLLVSQAHADLALPKNAAPKPPREKAAVDADHDHGHGKRKTVMSAKSLAKRCQLNDLIRYRGWDLVEKVKTANCSNTLFDATPTQAAILFDEQQMLMVASEFRRAASDYDGTNAKNINELQEYLRAGYYYKSNNSKETGFSETLKHEIRAGLEKLFASSGSRKIWWENGDILQSGYKLISHTKDYNYFLPVIKAKLYEANTEFLAYSSTASAVNEILRLFSPMYYYDKPATEVVKRDISYANAVYALYRNNNRLIGTSTEYLLSNAMGTVADMLQFPELKSQIRPMIRNGLNGVGLFTRGEAIWLSAARKIREHDNGNCNDYGTCDAKEKWQAAVLTSTRNCTPTIKILSQGYSQADLIKACQLLLDEEKLFTYSMFGVAPSDANIIPTKFNAGLEVIAFKSKDDYSKYGGPIYGIDTNNGGITMEGDPSQPGNVQRFYAYHKEGQPLIWNLKHEFIHYIDNIYNIENYGKAYWSGQPIVWWMEGLGEYFAYENNYTEAVEAARLKTYPLSTIFRNTYDMADYQNRCYKWGYLAMRFMFERHRADIEQVAVALRAGKYDEYGKLLFERIGTRYDDEFNRWLDTVDVGGSFAGARYAGGANNAKGTDNTKPNPTGQTTFDRTKQYFLNDETLYDGKRYKLVVLIDGKQTSGYGLYGDSVSPAGKQYRSTDGRVHAYWTSVDSTPGPVINGFDIYKQYRHNDTVQLNSKRYTFNVLIDGKPDGNYALYGGSCNPGNCTSQYPFSTSDNRVRAFWQEGSTTGGTTPQPVGNFSTHQQYRDQDQTLYNGRTYRFTVRVDGQPSKNYPLYGGSCLPNTCTSSVPFIGSDGRSTAYWQ, translated from the coding sequence ATGTCGCACCTACTGAATCGCACGACCGTAGCATGTCTGTTTGCACTGGGTACCCTGCTTGTCAGTCAGGCACATGCCGACCTGGCCTTACCCAAAAACGCAGCCCCCAAGCCACCGCGTGAAAAGGCGGCTGTTGACGCAGATCATGATCACGGCCACGGCAAGCGCAAGACCGTCATGTCAGCCAAGAGCTTGGCCAAACGCTGCCAATTGAATGACCTGATCCGCTATCGAGGCTGGGACCTGGTTGAAAAGGTCAAGACAGCCAACTGCTCCAACACGCTATTCGATGCCACCCCGACACAGGCTGCCATCCTGTTCGATGAGCAACAGATGCTGATGGTCGCGAGCGAATTCCGTCGTGCGGCAAGCGATTACGATGGCACCAATGCAAAAAATATCAACGAATTGCAGGAATATCTGCGTGCTGGTTACTACTACAAATCGAACAACAGCAAGGAAACAGGCTTCAGCGAAACCTTGAAACACGAGATTCGAGCCGGCCTGGAGAAACTGTTCGCCTCATCTGGTTCCCGCAAAATCTGGTGGGAAAACGGTGACATCCTGCAAAGTGGTTACAAGTTGATCAGTCATACCAAGGATTACAACTACTTCCTGCCGGTCATCAAAGCCAAGCTGTATGAAGCCAATACAGAGTTCCTGGCCTATTCCAGCACAGCGTCTGCAGTCAATGAGATCCTGCGTCTGTTCAGCCCGATGTACTACTACGACAAGCCCGCCACCGAGGTCGTCAAGCGTGACATCAGCTATGCCAACGCCGTTTATGCGTTGTACCGTAACAATAACCGACTGATCGGTACGTCAACCGAATACTTGCTGAGTAATGCCATGGGAACGGTAGCTGACATGCTGCAATTCCCTGAGCTGAAATCCCAGATCCGCCCAATGATCCGTAATGGTCTGAACGGTGTTGGTTTGTTCACACGTGGCGAAGCCATTTGGTTGAGCGCCGCCCGGAAGATTCGCGAACACGACAATGGCAACTGCAATGACTATGGTACCTGTGATGCCAAGGAAAAATGGCAAGCAGCCGTACTGACGTCCACCCGCAATTGCACACCTACCATCAAGATCCTCTCACAGGGCTACTCCCAAGCAGATTTGATCAAGGCGTGCCAGCTGCTGCTGGACGAAGAGAAGCTGTTTACCTACTCTATGTTCGGCGTTGCACCGAGCGATGCCAACATTATCCCGACCAAATTCAATGCCGGCCTGGAAGTCATCGCATTCAAGAGCAAGGATGACTACAGCAAATATGGTGGCCCGATCTACGGTATCGACACCAACAATGGTGGCATCACCATGGAGGGCGACCCCAGTCAGCCTGGCAACGTTCAGCGCTTTTACGCCTATCACAAAGAGGGCCAGCCGCTGATTTGGAACCTGAAGCACGAGTTCATTCACTACATCGATAACATCTACAACATCGAGAACTATGGCAAGGCTTATTGGTCAGGCCAGCCGATCGTCTGGTGGATGGAAGGCCTGGGTGAATACTTCGCATATGAAAACAACTATACGGAAGCTGTTGAAGCGGCACGTCTGAAGACTTATCCGCTGAGCACCATTTTCCGCAATACCTATGATATGGCCGACTACCAGAACCGCTGTTACAAGTGGGGCTATCTGGCCATGCGTTTCATGTTCGAACGTCATCGCGCCGATATCGAACAGGTAGCCGTCGCGCTGCGTGCAGGCAAATATGATGAATATGGCAAACTGCTGTTTGAACGCATCGGTACCCGTTATGACGATGAATTCAACCGCTGGCTGGATACTGTCGATGTCGGCGGCTCCTTTGCAGGTGCTCGATACGCCGGCGGCGCCAATAACGCCAAAGGTACGGACAACACCAAACCCAATCCGACCGGCCAAACTACCTTCGACCGTACCAAACAGTATTTCCTGAACGACGAAACCCTGTATGACGGCAAGCGCTACAAGCTGGTAGTACTGATTGACGGCAAACAAACCTCAGGTTACGGCTTGTACGGCGACAGCGTTTCACCGGCCGGCAAGCAATATCGCTCCACCGATGGCCGAGTTCACGCATACTGGACCAGCGTCGACAGCACGCCAGGCCCGGTTATCAACGGTTTTGACATCTACAAGCAGTATCGCCACAACGATACGGTGCAGCTCAATAGCAAACGCTACACATTCAATGTATTGATCGATGGCAAACCTGATGGCAACTATGCGCTGTATGGTGGTAGCTGCAACCCAGGCAATTGCACCAGCCAGTATCCGTTCAGCACCAGTGACAACAGAGTGCGTGCATTCTGGCAAGAAGGGTCGACAACAGGTGGTACCACCCCGCAACCGGTGGGCAACTTCAGTACCCACCAACAGTATCGTGATCAGGATCAGACCTTATACAACGGTCGAACCTATCGCTTTACCGTACGGGTTGACGGCCAGCCGAGTAAGAACTACCCACTGTATGGTGGCAGCTGTCTTCCCAATACCTGCACATCTTCAGTGCCGTTTATCGGCAGTGATGGACGCTCTACGGCATACTGGCAATAA
- a CDS encoding LysR family transcriptional regulator has translation MVTTHISFDLKGLEVFTAIVEAGGMTAAGQRLGMTQSSVSQSVANLETQLHVQLLDRSQRPPMLTPLGRQFYERAVRLLNEARQVSVEFRRQDSTPLKHVRIALVDSLATSVGKELVEAVKRRTAHWSLVTGQSHQHAESLLARKVDIIISDDAVINHPELFRRRLMREPFILVVPLDFKGPVNSLRTLAAAFDFIRYNTATVIGRTIEQQLLQWGINPPLRMQLDNSYAILQMVKAGVGWTLTTPLCLLQSGLKTGEVQCLPVPEGEFIRELTLVARADELGHLPQQLSDDSVTLLQQRYLPVLAESAPWLLPRILLGHDPR, from the coding sequence ATGGTAACCACACATATCAGTTTTGATCTAAAAGGGCTGGAAGTCTTCACCGCCATTGTCGAAGCCGGTGGGATGACCGCAGCAGGTCAGCGGTTAGGAATGACGCAGTCATCCGTTTCACAAAGCGTCGCCAATCTGGAAACGCAGTTGCACGTCCAGCTTCTGGACCGTTCGCAGCGCCCCCCTATGTTGACCCCGTTGGGTAGGCAATTCTATGAAAGGGCGGTGCGCTTGCTCAATGAAGCTCGCCAAGTCAGCGTGGAGTTTCGCCGCCAGGACTCCACGCCGCTCAAGCATGTTCGTATCGCGTTGGTGGATTCACTGGCGACCAGTGTTGGCAAGGAGCTGGTCGAAGCTGTGAAGCGCCGTACCGCACATTGGTCATTGGTCACCGGACAATCACATCAGCACGCTGAATCGTTGCTGGCACGTAAGGTGGATATCATCATTTCCGACGATGCTGTCATCAACCATCCGGAGCTGTTCCGGCGCCGTTTGATGCGTGAGCCGTTCATTCTGGTGGTGCCGCTGGATTTCAAAGGGCCCGTCAATAGCCTGCGGACGTTGGCTGCAGCTTTTGATTTCATTCGTTATAACACCGCGACGGTAATCGGTCGGACCATCGAGCAGCAGCTGTTGCAATGGGGAATCAACCCGCCGTTACGCATGCAATTGGATAATTCCTATGCGATTTTGCAAATGGTCAAGGCGGGGGTGGGGTGGACGTTGACTACACCATTGTGCCTGCTGCAAAGCGGGCTCAAGACGGGAGAGGTGCAATGCCTGCCTGTGCCGGAAGGCGAGTTTATCCGTGAGCTGACCTTGGTTGCCCGGGCCGATGAGTTGGGCCACTTGCCGCAGCAACTTTCCGATGACAGCGTGACTTTGTTACAACAACGATATTTACCGGTGTTGGCAGAGAGTGCGCCGTGGCTGTTACCAAGAATTCTGCTGGGGCATGACCCAAGATAG
- a CDS encoding methyl-accepting chemotaxis protein produces MMGLSKSSINLRVSLSASVLVVMVFVVVAILLGRNVGSQISAEKEHEVASARDSMVRLLSAYNATLKEDVVRTAKLFVDDFNGTFEVDAAEMPAGDKQAPTIKVGGVVINNNFTVVDHFASRTGGNATVFVKKGEDFIRVSTSVKKENGDRAVGTVLDLQSPAYAQMQVGQPYTGRVTLFGKQFMTQYEPIKDAAGKVIGILYIGLDFTQSLDNIKRDLKAQYQDELGFSFAIDTRPGKPYGQVEFHPVLEGKNIVSDNKLVSATAIQEMLQAKQGTGVYTWPNQQGQPKSWLVSYSIVPDWGWMVAVARDMDAIRAVGNSVRNIVLWVSLMAAVLLSVVLAMMLKRMITVPLQGVLADLSALAQGNFRIKVTVNRDDELGQLQRAIHDVQQATSSAIADITRASADVGSAAEQIHVATETVLQGATVQSNAAEAMAATVEEMSVSISRIADGAKDAEHLSRSSGDLSRSGAEVINKATDAMTKIADSVRDASKEIHFMGEQSSRISSIVSVINEIAEQTNLLALNAAIESARAGEQGRGFSVVADEVRKLSERTAQSTREIADMIESVQGATKRAVAIMDRGVSMVEDGVSLASAAGQSISKIRDSSFKVVQRVEEMTAALDEQNTGSQDVAQHVQGIAVMASQTSQQTNELEALVNRLKKDAVMLTKATERFCV; encoded by the coding sequence ATGATGGGCCTATCCAAGTCGTCGATCAATCTTCGGGTGTCGCTGAGTGCCAGTGTACTGGTGGTGATGGTGTTTGTTGTGGTAGCCATTCTGCTTGGGCGCAATGTTGGCAGCCAAATATCAGCCGAAAAAGAGCACGAAGTGGCCTCGGCCCGAGACAGCATGGTGCGGCTACTTTCTGCCTACAACGCGACATTGAAGGAAGATGTCGTCCGTACCGCCAAATTGTTTGTGGATGATTTCAACGGTACCTTTGAGGTGGATGCTGCCGAAATGCCCGCAGGGGATAAGCAAGCACCGACAATCAAAGTGGGTGGGGTTGTAATCAACAATAACTTCACTGTCGTCGATCACTTCGCCTCGCGAACAGGTGGCAATGCCACGGTATTTGTGAAAAAGGGTGAGGATTTTATCCGGGTCAGCACATCGGTCAAAAAAGAGAATGGTGATCGTGCGGTGGGAACCGTTCTGGATCTCCAGTCACCTGCTTATGCTCAGATGCAGGTTGGTCAGCCTTATACGGGCCGGGTGACGCTGTTTGGCAAACAGTTCATGACGCAGTACGAGCCAATCAAGGACGCTGCTGGCAAAGTGATAGGCATCCTTTACATTGGGCTCGACTTTACCCAGTCGCTGGACAACATCAAGCGTGATCTGAAAGCGCAGTACCAGGATGAATTGGGCTTCTCATTTGCCATCGACACACGGCCGGGCAAGCCTTATGGCCAGGTGGAGTTTCACCCGGTGCTTGAGGGCAAGAACATTGTCAGTGACAACAAGCTGGTTTCTGCCACTGCCATTCAGGAAATGCTGCAGGCCAAGCAAGGCACGGGTGTGTATACCTGGCCGAACCAACAGGGGCAGCCCAAGTCCTGGCTGGTTTCCTACAGTATTGTGCCGGATTGGGGCTGGATGGTGGCAGTCGCCCGGGATATGGATGCAATCCGGGCGGTGGGTAATTCAGTACGTAATATTGTGCTGTGGGTTTCCTTGATGGCCGCTGTGCTGTTGTCAGTGGTACTGGCCATGATGCTTAAACGAATGATCACTGTGCCCTTGCAGGGTGTATTGGCTGATTTGTCGGCATTGGCGCAGGGTAATTTCCGCATCAAAGTGACGGTCAATCGAGATGACGAACTCGGCCAGCTACAACGGGCAATTCATGATGTACAGCAAGCCACGTCCAGTGCAATTGCTGACATCACCAGGGCATCAGCCGATGTCGGGAGTGCTGCCGAGCAGATTCATGTTGCCACCGAAACGGTATTGCAGGGTGCTACGGTACAGAGTAATGCGGCCGAGGCAATGGCGGCCACTGTCGAGGAAATGTCAGTCAGTATCAGCCGGATTGCCGATGGAGCGAAGGATGCTGAGCACTTGTCAAGAAGCTCGGGCGACTTGTCTCGCAGCGGTGCAGAGGTGATCAACAAGGCGACCGATGCCATGACCAAGATTGCTGATTCAGTGCGTGATGCGTCGAAGGAAATCCATTTCATGGGTGAGCAATCATCCCGCATTTCGAGCATTGTGAGCGTCATCAACGAGATTGCCGAGCAGACCAACCTGCTGGCTCTCAATGCCGCGATCGAATCGGCCCGTGCTGGTGAGCAGGGACGGGGCTTCTCGGTGGTGGCGGATGAAGTGCGCAAGTTGTCGGAACGTACCGCCCAGTCCACGCGGGAGATCGCTGACATGATCGAGAGTGTGCAGGGTGCCACCAAGCGCGCGGTCGCCATCATGGATCGTGGTGTTTCGATGGTGGAGGATGGTGTCAGTCTGGCCAGTGCTGCAGGGCAGTCCATCAGCAAGATTCGGGACAGCTCGTTCAAGGTGGTGCAGCGGGTGGAGGAGATGACTGCCGCGCTGGACGAGCAGAACACCGGCAGCCAGGATGTCGCACAGCATGTGCAGGGGATTGCCGTAATGGCTTCACAGACCAGTCAGCAGACCAATGAGTTGGAAGCCTTGGTAAACCGTTTGAAGAAGGATGCAGTCATGCTGACCAAGGCTACTGAGCGCTTCTGCGTTTGA
- a CDS encoding MBL fold metallo-hydrolase: protein MTLPPSMQVICRGWLNANHVLFLHAGDNVLIDTGYCTHADETLRLLRQPSALGDAPLHRILNTHCHSDHMGGNARLQQVYGCRVLVPAAEAQHIQHWDGRALWLDVAGQRAESFEVDGLIAPGDELWLGGTRWQALAAPGHRMEALVFYCPAYRVLISGDALWANGLGVINIQQADALDAALATLDMIDALPIDWVIPGHGWPFNDAKAAIVRARQRLEATRRDPVKAAWAMLKALFIFNLLEHGSLSRDAAGQLLGRVDFYRELNQYYLQLSNDELAEKLLADLVRSGAIYFQQDHIFTNVMA from the coding sequence ATGACATTGCCACCAAGCATGCAGGTCATCTGCCGGGGTTGGTTGAATGCCAACCATGTGCTGTTTCTGCATGCCGGTGACAATGTATTGATCGATACGGGTTACTGTACCCATGCAGACGAGACGCTGCGTTTATTGCGTCAGCCATCGGCGCTTGGCGATGCGCCCTTGCATCGCATCCTCAATACCCACTGTCATTCTGATCATATGGGTGGCAATGCCCGGTTGCAGCAGGTGTATGGTTGTCGGGTACTGGTACCTGCAGCCGAGGCACAACACATCCAACACTGGGACGGGCGTGCACTTTGGCTGGATGTGGCAGGTCAGCGGGCGGAGTCCTTCGAAGTAGATGGCCTGATTGCACCAGGGGATGAGCTATGGCTGGGAGGAACGCGCTGGCAGGCATTAGCGGCACCGGGGCATCGCATGGAGGCATTGGTCTTTTACTGCCCTGCCTATCGTGTGCTGATTTCTGGGGATGCGCTGTGGGCGAATGGTTTGGGTGTGATCAATATTCAACAGGCCGATGCGCTGGATGCGGCGCTTGCCACGCTGGACATGATCGATGCGCTGCCAATTGACTGGGTGATTCCTGGCCATGGTTGGCCATTTAATGATGCCAAGGCAGCAATTGTTCGAGCCCGACAGCGATTGGAGGCTACCCGGCGTGATCCGGTCAAAGCGGCTTGGGCTATGCTCAAGGCGCTGTTCATATTCAATCTGCTGGAGCATGGCAGTTTAAGCCGTGATGCGGCGGGGCAGCTGTTAGGGCGGGTTGATTTTTATCGTGAGCTGAATCAGTACTATTTGCAGTTATCAAATGATGAGCTGGCGGAGAAATTGCTAGCCGATCTGGTGCGCAGTGGCGCAATCTATTTTCAGCAAGATCACATTTTTACAAATGTGATGGCCTGA
- the mmsB gene encoding 3-hydroxyisobutyrate dehydrogenase, whose amino-acid sequence MNTIAFIGLGHMGGPMALNLIKAGYMLQVFDLVPASLEIAKAAGAKVASSAMEAVKDASVVISMLPASQHVEDLYLGRGNLLSHLSAGALVIDCSTIATQTAITVAKVAEAKGFDMIDAPVSGGTAGAAAGTLTFIVGGSQSALDRARPLLEKMGKNIFHAGAHGAGQTAKICNNMLLAIHMIGTAEALNLGVSLGLDPKVLSEIIQKSSGRNWSTEVYNPWPGVMENVPASREYQGGFGVDLMLKDLGLAMEAALHGKSPTPLGAVARNLYHIHSQAGQGGLDFSSILTLLQKH is encoded by the coding sequence ATGAACACCATTGCATTTATCGGATTGGGCCATATGGGTGGCCCGATGGCATTGAATCTGATCAAGGCGGGTTATATGTTGCAGGTTTTCGATCTGGTGCCTGCATCGTTGGAAATAGCCAAGGCAGCTGGCGCAAAGGTGGCCAGCTCGGCCATGGAGGCAGTCAAGGACGCCAGCGTGGTGATCTCCATGTTGCCAGCCAGTCAGCATGTGGAAGATTTATATTTGGGCCGGGGTAATTTGTTGTCGCATTTGTCGGCGGGTGCCTTGGTAATCGATTGTTCCACCATTGCCACACAAACGGCCATCACTGTTGCCAAAGTGGCGGAGGCCAAGGGTTTTGACATGATCGATGCACCTGTATCGGGCGGTACGGCCGGCGCTGCCGCTGGCACGCTGACGTTCATCGTGGGTGGCAGCCAGTCGGCGCTGGATCGTGCCAGACCATTACTGGAGAAAATGGGCAAGAACATTTTCCATGCCGGGGCACATGGAGCCGGTCAGACTGCGAAAATCTGCAACAACATGCTGCTTGCCATTCATATGATCGGTACCGCTGAGGCATTGAATCTGGGGGTGTCGCTGGGATTGGACCCCAAAGTCCTTTCTGAGATCATTCAGAAAAGCTCCGGCCGTAATTGGAGCACTGAGGTATACAACCCGTGGCCCGGGGTAATGGAAAATGTGCCTGCCAGTCGTGAATACCAAGGGGGGTTCGGTGTCGATCTGATGCTCAAAGACCTGGGGCTGGCCATGGAGGCAGCCTTACATGGCAAGTCGCCAACACCTCTGGGTGCCGTTGCCCGTAATCTCTACCACATACATAGTCAGGCAGGGCAAGGCGGGCTGGATTTCTCTAGCATTCTGACGCTGCTGCAGAAGCATTGA
- a CDS encoding enoyl-CoA hydratase/isomerase family protein, which produces MNDPVLFELKAAANGKQVAFATLNVEKSLNALSLEMIDLLAEQLDVWELDPTIAMVVLQGAGDKAFCAGGDIVKLYQSMVKHGHERNAYAETFFENEYRLDYLIHTYTKPILCWGHGIVMGGGLGLMAGASHRVVTEKSRIAMPEVTIGLYPDVGGSWFLNRMPGRVGLYLGLTGASLNAADAMFVKLADHYVDSSQKQAVFDNLLGTDWADDYRSNHHKLSTLLRQHRGLQPMAVSPVRMHLDFINEVTNFDSVEEIAQALAMHQPDDAWIKRGAETLRKGSPTSAKLIFDIYRHAIHMSLEEVFAMELGVSVQCCLQHDLREGVRALLIDKDNQPVWSPATWEEVTKAHIDQHYVPPWGEDAHPFADW; this is translated from the coding sequence ATGAACGACCCCGTTTTGTTTGAGTTGAAGGCGGCGGCGAATGGCAAGCAGGTGGCATTTGCCACGCTGAATGTCGAAAAATCGCTCAATGCGCTGAGCCTGGAAATGATTGACCTGCTGGCTGAGCAATTGGATGTCTGGGAGCTGGATCCCACCATTGCCATGGTCGTGCTGCAAGGGGCCGGTGACAAGGCATTTTGTGCTGGGGGCGATATCGTCAAACTGTATCAGTCGATGGTCAAGCACGGTCATGAACGTAACGCCTATGCCGAGACTTTCTTCGAGAACGAATACCGTCTGGATTATCTGATCCATACCTACACCAAGCCGATTCTATGCTGGGGGCACGGTATTGTGATGGGAGGGGGGCTGGGCCTGATGGCGGGGGCATCACATCGGGTGGTGACTGAAAAATCCCGTATCGCCATGCCAGAAGTCACTATCGGCCTGTACCCGGATGTGGGCGGCTCATGGTTTCTGAACCGCATGCCGGGGCGTGTCGGTTTGTATCTGGGCTTGACTGGTGCCAGCCTGAACGCGGCGGATGCGATGTTTGTAAAGCTGGCAGACCACTATGTCGACAGCAGCCAAAAGCAGGCCGTCTTCGATAACCTGTTAGGGACGGATTGGGCGGATGATTATCGTTCCAACCACCATAAACTGTCGACACTACTGCGGCAGCATCGAGGTCTACAGCCGATGGCCGTATCGCCGGTACGCATGCATCTCGATTTTATCAATGAGGTCACCAACTTCGATAGTGTGGAAGAAATCGCCCAAGCCTTGGCGATGCACCAGCCGGATGATGCGTGGATCAAACGTGGGGCTGAAACTTTGCGCAAAGGCTCACCAACCTCTGCCAAGCTGATCTTCGATATCTACCGTCATGCCATACATATGTCGCTGGAAGAAGTGTTTGCGATGGAGTTGGGTGTATCAGTGCAGTGCTGCCTGCAACATGATCTTCGTGAGGGGGTCAGGGCGTTGCTGATCGATAAGGACAATCAGCCGGTATGGTCACCCGCTACTTGGGAGGAAGTGACCAAAGCACATATCGATCAACACTACGTACCACCATGGGGCGAAGACGCACACCCGTTTGCCGATTGGTAG
- a CDS encoding enoyl-CoA hydratase, which yields MTSLLTLEKLGHTALLTINNPPANTWNAESLTALKQRIHELNADRNIYALVLTGQGEKFFSAGADLNLFADGDVGNARNMARVFGEAFETLAQFRGVSIAAINGYAMGGGLEAALACDIRIAEAQAVMALPEAAVGLLPCAGGTQNLSWLVGEGWAKRMILCGERVNAEQALKIGLVEEVVAKGTAKDAALALANKAANQSPSAIAKCKQLIQQARFQPMFHALPAEREAFADLFHTEDQKEGVSAFLQKRKPEWKHR from the coding sequence ATGACATCACTACTGACTCTGGAAAAGCTCGGCCATACTGCTTTATTGACCATCAATAATCCACCGGCCAATACCTGGAACGCAGAGAGTCTGACAGCATTGAAGCAGCGCATTCACGAGCTGAATGCAGATCGCAACATCTATGCGCTGGTGCTGACTGGCCAAGGCGAGAAGTTCTTTTCTGCCGGGGCTGATCTCAACCTGTTTGCCGACGGAGATGTGGGTAATGCCCGCAATATGGCGCGGGTATTTGGCGAAGCATTTGAGACGCTGGCGCAATTCCGTGGCGTCTCGATAGCGGCGATCAACGGTTACGCCATGGGCGGTGGTCTGGAGGCTGCATTGGCCTGCGATATTCGAATCGCGGAAGCGCAAGCGGTCATGGCGCTGCCAGAAGCCGCTGTTGGTTTGTTGCCTTGTGCTGGCGGAACACAGAACCTGTCCTGGCTGGTGGGTGAGGGCTGGGCCAAGCGCATGATCCTGTGTGGTGAACGTGTGAATGCAGAGCAGGCGTTGAAGATTGGTTTGGTGGAAGAGGTTGTCGCCAAAGGTACTGCCAAAGATGCAGCGCTGGCGCTGGCCAACAAAGCCGCCAACCAAAGCCCGTCCGCTATTGCCAAGTGCAAACAATTGATTCAACAAGCCCGCTTCCAGCCGATGTTTCATGCCTTGCCGGCGGAACGGGAAGCATTCGCTGATCTATTCCATACCGAAGACCAGAAAGAAGGTGTCAGTGCCTTCCTGCAAAAGCGTAAGCCGGAATGGAAGCATCGCTGA
- a CDS encoding acyl-CoA dehydrogenase family protein, producing MDFELNEDQLAFQRTAREFAMNEMAPQAAEWDEECIFPKAAIARAGELGFCGLYTPDSAGGLGLSRLDSAIIFEELAGGCTSTAAFITIHNMATWMIATWGTPDVLAQWCPDLTQGTRLASYCLTEPGAGSDAASLKTTARCEGEYYLLNGAKAFISGAGDTDVLVVMARTGEAGAKGISAFAVPADLPGISYGKKERKMGWNSQPTRVINFDNVQVPIANRLGSEGEGFRIAMKGIDGGRINIGTCSVGTAQAAINAAQAYMQERSQFGRKLADFQALQFKLADMVTELVAARQMIRLAACKLDANAHNATSYCAMAKRFATDAAFRICVDAQQIFGGYGYIKEYPLERYVRDSRVHQILEGTNEIMRVIISREVLRDGALEDLR from the coding sequence ATGGATTTTGAACTGAACGAAGACCAACTCGCGTTTCAGCGGACTGCTCGCGAGTTTGCAATGAATGAAATGGCCCCACAGGCAGCCGAGTGGGACGAGGAGTGCATTTTCCCTAAAGCTGCCATTGCCCGCGCGGGTGAGCTGGGTTTCTGCGGTTTGTATACACCGGATAGTGCCGGCGGGTTGGGTTTGTCACGACTGGATTCGGCCATCATTTTTGAAGAACTGGCCGGAGGTTGCACGTCGACCGCTGCTTTCATCACCATTCACAACATGGCGACCTGGATGATTGCCACCTGGGGCACCCCCGACGTGTTGGCGCAATGGTGCCCGGATCTGACCCAAGGTACCCGTTTGGCTTCCTATTGCTTGACCGAGCCAGGTGCCGGTTCAGATGCGGCCAGCCTCAAAACCACGGCCAGGTGCGAGGGTGAGTACTATCTGCTGAATGGCGCCAAGGCATTCATCTCCGGTGCGGGTGACACCGATGTGCTGGTGGTCATGGCCCGTACGGGCGAGGCGGGTGCCAAAGGTATTTCTGCATTCGCGGTGCCGGCGGATCTGCCTGGCATCAGTTATGGCAAGAAAGAACGCAAAATGGGTTGGAACAGCCAGCCCACCCGTGTCATCAATTTTGACAATGTCCAGGTTCCCATTGCCAACCGGCTGGGCTCGGAAGGGGAAGGCTTCCGCATTGCCATGAAAGGCATCGACGGTGGCCGTATCAACATCGGCACCTGCTCGGTGGGGACAGCACAAGCTGCCATCAACGCGGCACAGGCTTATATGCAGGAGCGCAGCCAATTCGGCAGGAAGCTGGCTGATTTTCAGGCGCTGCAATTCAAACTGGCCGACATGGTGACCGAGCTGGTTGCCGCCCGTCAGATGATCCGGCTGGCTGCCTGCAAGCTGGATGCCAACGCCCATAACGCGACCAGCTATTGTGCGATGGCCAAACGGTTTGCAACCGATGCCGCTTTCAGGATATGCGTAGACGCACAGCAGATTTTCGGCGGCTACGGCTATATCAAGGAGTATCCGCTGGAACGTTATGTCCGCGACAGCCGGGTACACCAGATTCTGGAAGGCACCAACGAGATCATGCGGGTCATTATCAGCCGCGAGGTCTTGCGGGATGGGGCGCTGGAGGATTTGCGCTAG
- a CDS encoding PaaI family thioesterase: protein MVITPADPHFEARTRNSFARQQAMHLLGASMTRVAAGEVEIMLPHRPELTQQHGFFHGGIVATIADVAGGCAAFTLFKPDESILTVEFKINLVAPADGERLVAIGTVKKPGRTLTVCEFEVLADKSGQRKPCAYGLQTLMCVRDRPGIAEAD, encoded by the coding sequence ATGGTGATCACGCCTGCCGATCCACATTTCGAGGCACGTACCCGCAACAGCTTTGCCCGCCAGCAGGCCATGCACCTGCTGGGGGCAAGTATGACGCGGGTGGCGGCTGGCGAGGTGGAAATCATGTTGCCACATCGGCCAGAACTGACGCAGCAGCACGGCTTCTTCCACGGTGGCATTGTTGCAACGATTGCAGACGTTGCCGGGGGTTGCGCTGCCTTCACCCTATTCAAACCAGATGAATCGATTCTCACCGTCGAATTCAAAATCAACCTGGTAGCCCCGGCCGATGGTGAAAGATTGGTTGCCATCGGCACGGTGAAAAAGCCAGGGCGGACATTGACCGTCTGCGAGTTTGAGGTGCTGGCCGACAAAAGTGGGCAACGTAAACCTTGCGCATACGGCTTGCAGACGTTGATGTGTGTGCGGGACAGGCCGGGTATCGCCGAAGCGGATTGA